In Centropristis striata isolate RG_2023a ecotype Rhode Island chromosome 8, C.striata_1.0, whole genome shotgun sequence, the genomic window CAAAGGAGCATTGATGTGGATCTGTTCATTGTAGCTCAGTGCTACAGTTGACTTTGAGATGTGTTTTTGTACTTTAGTAGCCCAAATACTATGACACCTTAATTAAATACACTGCAATGACTTCCCTATACCCTTGTCGATCACAAACATTAAATGTAGTCACTGTCCTTTGTCCTGCAGTGTGCTGAGTCTTTGGCTAGGATCCAGGCAGGTCTGACCAATACGGCCAACAAGAGAGAACGAGTAAAGATCCTGCACAAGAAGAGTGAGTGACACGATGCAATGAATCTGTCCTGGCAGGCTGGATTACATGATTGTTGtgatgtctgtgtgtgaaaTATTTTACAAACCAGActgaatattaaaaacattaaaatgttgaaataagaTGCCAATATTGCTGCACAGTGCAgatgtaaaatgtaaagtgtCACAACAGTGCTTGCAATAACTTTTCAGAAGTCAAAGTTAAGACAGTGTTTGGTGAGTCTTTAATCATAATAAATGATGTTGTGGTGCAGTTGAGGACCTGCTGAAGTACCTGGACCCCCAGTTCACTGACCACATCACTGTCCCTGACGCCATGAAGCTGGAGTTCATTCTTGCTGGTAAGAACCAGGAACACCCAGGGGTggatgaaaacatgaaattaaacATACGTTAAATTCATAGTATTTGTAATTCTAATGTTTATTAAATGAGAATTATGTTATTCCAGAGAACTAAAAGAGCAACTCTCATCTTATTATTACTGATgctgttgtgtgtttgtctgcacaGAGGAGGACTTTCTTCTTTCCCAGGCAGCTTTGCTGGAGCAGGTCAGCAACATGCAGCCACTGCTGGACAGCACCTACATCAGAGGTGAGTGTCCCCTGTAGGACAGTGAGCAAATCAAGGACCAATCAACATCTGCTATGTGATTTTGTCCCTGGAGGCAAAGTAGAAAGGCACTTGTGTTGTTTCCTGCTATTAAATTGAAGACAGATTTGGCTGAAATGTGTTGACatgttgatttgtttgtgtttttaaagctaATCTATCAAATACAGTGTTTATTTGCTGGAAGACCTCCTTTACTGGCCACTGTATTTCTGTATTGATTTAATACAATTTCTTGTAGCCTGTTACCACACGTCCTTACAGCACACTATAGTCCCTGTTTTACTTCTGCTACATCTGGTAGGGTTCAACCATGATCATACTGTGAGTTGTAAACACCATACCGATATTTTCCCATGCTTTAGAGAGGAATTATTGCAACATGTGTGTTCTTTTGAAtttccagtctttttttttcagtgatatAGTGTTTTGCAGAGGCGTTGTACAACTGCTGGATAATTAGAGGGACAGTTTTCCTATCTGGCCTGTAttatctgtgtgtttctgtttctctcagaTGTACCAGAACACGCCACCAAGCTCCAGCGCCTGTCACAGATTCACATCAAAGAGCAGGTAACCCCTCCTTacactctctgtctgtctctgtctctgtctctttctctctctatatGCGTCATTGTCTCTGTCTCTCGTCAGGTTTGATCTGTTTATTCCACCATGTTTGTCTCTTTTACAGGACCAAACTGAGGCACAATGCCAGGAAGTAAAGAAGCTGTTTGAGGAATACAACAAAATGGTACATTTCTATTTTCACAAGATACTTTTATTAAAGTTAGTGAAATAACAATG contains:
- the dctn3 gene encoding dynactin subunit 3 gives rise to the protein MDKKLETDNLEMRLQAVESRIYGERRNKSGKPVKCAESLARIQAGLTNTANKRERVKILHKKIEDLLKYLDPQFTDHITVPDAMKLEFILAEEDFLLSQAALLEQVSNMQPLLDSTYIRDVPEHATKLQRLSQIHIKEQDQTEAQCQEVKKLFEEYNKMMFLLSKQFTQWDETLRKLEEAKGIRPVE